In Amycolatopsis solani, a single window of DNA contains:
- a CDS encoding response regulator translates to MTELSVLISDDDVMIREVLKEVLEEEPDIAVVAVAGDADEAIRLAERHRPAVAVLDVRMPGGGGARAAREIARCSPGTAILAFSAYADRASVAGLAAAGVTEYLVKGAPNTAIVEAVRRLGGQPAR, encoded by the coding sequence ATGACCGAGCTGAGCGTGCTGATCTCCGACGACGACGTGATGATCCGCGAAGTCCTGAAGGAAGTGCTCGAGGAGGAGCCGGACATCGCCGTGGTGGCGGTGGCCGGCGACGCCGACGAGGCCATCCGGCTGGCCGAGCGGCACCGGCCCGCGGTCGCCGTCCTCGACGTCCGGATGCCCGGTGGTGGCGGCGCGCGGGCGGCGCGGGAGATCGCCCGGTGCAGCCCGGGCACCGCGATCCTGGCCTTCTCCGCCTACGCCGACCGGGCGTCGGTCGCCGGGCTCGCGGCGGCCGGCGTCACCGAGTACCTGGTGAAGGGCGCACCCAACACGGCGATCGTCGAAGCCGTCCGGCGGCTGGGCGGTCAGCCCGCCCGGTAG
- a CDS encoding aminoglycoside phosphotransferase family protein: MVTGDLSSAEATITVPVVRRLVDTQFPHWAGLPVEPAPSQGVDNATYRLGPDLSVRLPRYARWAGQVGREQEWLPKLAPHLPLPIPVPVAAGEPGEGYPFPWSVLRWLPGTAVAPDAVDASGLAEFFAALRRIDATGGPPPQWSNGFRGVAMTDERDSAIAPARLAPRIEALAGVIDLDAVASVWEAARAAPPWPGPPVWIHGDPAPGNLLAREGRISAVLDFGTLAVGDPACDLIVAWSVLSSAERRAFRAELDIDDDTWTRGRGWGLTAVLPSRAELTGPHRARARRRLDELVADHR, from the coding sequence TTGGTCACGGGTGACCTGTCGTCCGCCGAAGCGACCATCACGGTGCCGGTCGTCCGGCGCCTGGTCGACACGCAGTTCCCGCACTGGGCGGGCCTCCCGGTCGAGCCGGCGCCGTCGCAGGGGGTGGACAACGCGACGTACCGCCTGGGCCCGGACCTGTCGGTGCGGCTGCCGCGGTACGCGCGCTGGGCCGGGCAGGTCGGGCGGGAACAGGAGTGGCTGCCGAAGCTGGCGCCGCACCTGCCGCTGCCGATCCCGGTCCCGGTGGCGGCGGGGGAACCGGGCGAGGGGTACCCGTTCCCGTGGTCGGTCCTGCGCTGGCTGCCCGGGACCGCGGTGGCCCCGGACGCCGTGGACGCGTCCGGCCTGGCGGAGTTCTTCGCGGCGCTGCGGCGGATCGACGCCACCGGCGGCCCGCCGCCGCAGTGGAGCAACGGCTTCCGCGGCGTGGCCATGACGGACGAGCGCGATTCGGCGATCGCCCCGGCCCGCCTCGCCCCGCGGATCGAGGCGCTGGCCGGGGTGATCGACCTCGACGCGGTGGCATCGGTCTGGGAAGCGGCCCGCGCGGCCCCGCCGTGGCCCGGCCCGCCGGTGTGGATCCACGGCGACCCGGCCCCGGGCAACCTGCTCGCCCGCGAAGGCCGGATCAGCGCGGTGCTCGACTTCGGCACCCTGGCGGTCGGCGACCCGGCGTGCGACCTGATCGTGGCGTGGTCGGTGCTGTCCTCGGCGGAGCGCCGGGCGTTCCGCGCGGAGCTGGACATCGACGACGACACGTGGACCCGCGGCCGCGGCTGGGGACTGACGGCGGTGCTGCCTTCCCGCGCGGAGCTGACCGGCCCGCACCGGGCGCGGGCCCGCCGCCGGCTGGACGAGCTGGTGGCGGACCACCGGTAG
- a CDS encoding Hsp70 family protein — protein sequence MGYGLGIDLGTTFTAAAVDRAGHVEMVSLGDRTAAIPSVVLLRPDGSVLVGDAASRRATVEPDRVTREFKRRLGDPTPVLLGGAPHSVASLMAHLLGYVVRTVAGQQGGRPDRITLTHPANWGPYKRELFEQVPKLTGIDRVGLITEPEAAAAHYAAQERLDEGAVVAVYDLGGGTFDATVLRKRNGGFEILGTPEGIEGLGGVDFDEAVFGHVDRMLDGKLSQIDPDDPGAVAAVVRLRQECVLAKEALSADTEVAVPVLLPSVQTEVRLTRGEFEEMIRPSITATLGSLHRALRSANLRPADLGAVLLVGGSSRIPLVSQLVSAELGRPTAVDIHPKYGVALGAAALASGRSGLVQATEARPMTPPPVPLPLVPSPREETRVPVSRGPAPREETRAMAAPEFGAGAPPPSLGRPKSDTPGRRASRRGVVVGLCAVAVVAIGGVAVAVSSSGGGPSGNTPPATSSASETPELVTLPPPETPQTTHATVVPPHTNAPVTTRRKTPPKTTTPTKTTTPTTTTTPTTTTTPTT from the coding sequence ATGGGCTACGGACTGGGCATCGACCTCGGCACGACCTTCACGGCCGCCGCCGTCGACCGGGCCGGCCACGTCGAAATGGTGTCGCTCGGCGACCGCACGGCGGCCATCCCGTCGGTGGTGCTGCTGCGGCCCGACGGCAGCGTGCTGGTCGGGGACGCGGCGAGCCGGCGCGCGACCGTCGAGCCGGACCGCGTCACGCGGGAGTTCAAGCGGCGCCTGGGCGACCCGACGCCGGTGCTGCTCGGCGGCGCGCCGCACTCGGTGGCGTCGCTGATGGCCCACCTGCTCGGGTACGTGGTCCGGACGGTCGCCGGGCAGCAGGGCGGGCGTCCGGACCGGATCACGCTGACCCACCCGGCGAACTGGGGGCCGTACAAGCGGGAGCTGTTCGAACAGGTGCCGAAGCTGACCGGGATCGACCGCGTCGGCCTGATCACCGAGCCCGAAGCCGCGGCCGCGCACTACGCGGCGCAGGAGCGGCTCGACGAGGGTGCCGTCGTCGCGGTGTACGACCTCGGCGGCGGCACGTTCGACGCGACCGTGCTGCGCAAGCGCAACGGCGGCTTCGAGATCCTCGGCACGCCGGAGGGCATCGAGGGCCTGGGCGGGGTCGACTTCGACGAGGCCGTGTTCGGGCACGTCGACCGGATGCTGGACGGCAAGCTGTCGCAGATCGACCCCGACGACCCGGGCGCGGTGGCGGCGGTCGTCCGGCTGCGCCAGGAATGCGTGCTGGCGAAGGAAGCTTTGTCGGCGGACACGGAGGTGGCCGTCCCGGTCCTGCTGCCCTCGGTCCAGACCGAGGTGCGGCTGACGCGTGGCGAATTCGAGGAGATGATCCGCCCTTCGATCACGGCGACGCTGGGTTCACTGCACCGCGCGCTGAGGTCGGCCAACCTCCGCCCGGCCGACCTGGGAGCGGTGCTGCTGGTCGGCGGCTCGTCCCGGATCCCCCTGGTGTCCCAGCTGGTCTCGGCCGAGCTGGGCCGCCCGACGGCGGTCGACATCCACCCGAAGTACGGCGTCGCACTGGGAGCGGCGGCGCTGGCTTCGGGCCGGTCGGGCTTGGTGCAGGCGACGGAGGCGCGGCCGATGACCCCGCCGCCGGTGCCCTTGCCGCTGGTGCCGTCGCCGCGGGAGGAGACGCGCGTGCCGGTGTCCCGCGGGCCGGCGCCCCGCGAGGAGACGCGCGCGATGGCGGCGCCCGAGTTCGGCGCGGGCGCCCCGCCGCCGTCCCTGGGCCGCCCGAAGTCGGACACCCCAGGCCGCCGAGCGTCCCGGCGCGGCGTGGTGGTGGGCTTGTGCGCGGTGGCGGTGGTGGCGATCGGCGGCGTGGCGGTAGCGGTGAGCAGCTCCGGCGGCGGCCCCTCGGGCAACACCCCACCGGCGACGAGTTCGGCGAGCGAGACACCGGAATTGGTGACGCTGCCGCCACCGGAGACACCGCAGACAACACACGCGACGGTGGTGCCCCCGCACACGAACGCGCCGGTCACCACGCGACGCAAGACGCCACCGAAGACGACGACCCCGACGAAGACGACCACGCCGACGACGACCACCACGCCGACGACAACCACGACCCCGACCACCTGA
- a CDS encoding MFS transporter, whose product MIFLRSAPVRPTTAARQLALLAVVQVGAMSVWFSASAVVPALRAEWGLSREYGILLTVAVQVGFACGAVVSAAFTLADRIRPRTLIAAGALLAAVVTAVLPWCGQAFVVPLRFATGFALAGVYPVGMKVVVSWFPRKRGIALGTLLAALTLGSALPSLLAPLDWQAVLLCAAVLATIGAAVSALFVREGPDRVPSPPWQPRYVLRMVADRRQRLVCLGYFGHMWELYALWAWLPAYLAETGTETGAGGVTAFAVIGICGAAGCLLGGALSDRCGRAVVAMTAMLVSGGCAVLSSAVSGTFLLLPVLLVWGVAVIADSGQFSAALAEAADPRYVGTALTAMTAFGFLLSATTIQLLPLLADAVGWRAAVPVLAVGPALGAAAMHHLRR is encoded by the coding sequence GTGATCTTCCTCCGCTCCGCCCCGGTGCGGCCCACCACCGCCGCCCGGCAGCTTGCGTTGCTCGCCGTCGTGCAGGTGGGGGCCATGAGCGTCTGGTTCTCCGCCTCCGCCGTCGTTCCCGCCCTGCGCGCCGAATGGGGGCTTTCGCGCGAGTACGGCATCCTCCTGACCGTCGCCGTGCAGGTCGGGTTCGCCTGTGGTGCCGTCGTTTCGGCCGCCTTCACCCTCGCCGACCGGATCCGCCCGCGGACGCTCATTGCCGCCGGTGCGCTGCTCGCCGCGGTCGTCACCGCCGTCCTGCCGTGGTGCGGGCAAGCGTTCGTCGTCCCGCTCCGGTTCGCCACCGGCTTCGCGCTCGCCGGCGTCTACCCGGTCGGGATGAAGGTCGTCGTGTCGTGGTTCCCCCGCAAACGCGGGATCGCGCTGGGCACCCTGCTCGCGGCCCTGACGCTCGGCTCGGCCCTGCCCAGCCTCCTGGCGCCACTGGACTGGCAAGCCGTCCTGCTCTGCGCCGCCGTCCTCGCCACGATCGGGGCCGCCGTGTCGGCGCTCTTCGTCCGCGAAGGGCCGGATCGGGTGCCTTCGCCGCCGTGGCAGCCGCGGTACGTACTGCGGATGGTGGCCGACCGGCGGCAGCGGCTCGTGTGCCTCGGCTACTTCGGGCACATGTGGGAGCTCTACGCCCTCTGGGCCTGGCTGCCCGCCTACCTCGCCGAAACCGGAACCGAAACCGGAGCGGGCGGAGTGACCGCCTTCGCCGTCATCGGGATCTGCGGCGCGGCCGGGTGCCTGCTCGGCGGCGCGCTCTCGGACCGCTGCGGCCGGGCCGTCGTCGCGATGACGGCCATGCTCGTCAGCGGGGGCTGCGCCGTGCTGTCCTCCGCCGTCTCCGGCACTTTCCTGCTGCTGCCCGTGCTGCTGGTCTGGGGCGTGGCCGTGATCGCCGACTCCGGGCAGTTCTCCGCCGCGCTCGCCGAGGCCGCCGATCCGCGGTACGTCGGCACCGCGCTCACCGCCATGACGGCGTTCGGCTTCCTGCTCAGCGCCACCACGATCCAGCTGCTGCCGCTCCTGGCCGACGCCGTCGGCTGGCGGGCCGCCGTGCCCGTGCTCGCCGTGGGGCCCGCGCTCGGCGCTGCCGCGATGCACCACCTGCGCCGGTAG
- a CDS encoding STAS domain-containing protein → MVPEPRSADHELAGLLTAGGHMSLRVCHPGPHTVLVEVSGEVDLDTARGLDAVLQTRIRRPLEEVVVDLSGVTFFSVAGLNSLLRAQLLADSTGAHLSVAPGRSRSVRRLFKLLPADFDSVAANVRP, encoded by the coding sequence ATGGTTCCCGAACCGCGCTCGGCCGACCACGAGCTCGCCGGCCTGCTGACCGCCGGCGGCCACATGTCCCTGCGTGTGTGCCACCCCGGCCCGCACACCGTGCTGGTCGAAGTGTCCGGCGAAGTCGACCTCGACACCGCCCGCGGACTGGACGCCGTCCTCCAGACCCGCATCCGCCGACCGCTCGAGGAGGTCGTCGTCGACCTCTCCGGCGTCACGTTCTTCTCCGTCGCCGGGCTGAACTCGCTGCTGCGGGCTCAACTGCTCGCCGACTCGACCGGCGCGCACCTGAGCGTGGCGCCCGGGCGGTCGCGTTCGGTGCGGCGGCTGTTCAAGCTGCTCCCGGCGGACTTCGACAGCGTCGCGGCGAACGTCCGGCCGTGA
- a CDS encoding phenylacetate--CoA ligase family protein, with product MDLGRQTRVRQAFGTFFAPPEPASAPHVLDLFRRTAETVPAYRKFLGEHGIDAKDVTTMADFESLPLVDKAGYHRKYPLPELCRGGTFDELDMIAVSSGSSGHPTIWPRALEDELHVARRFEQVLVNAFEADRKRTLAVVCFPLGTWVGGLFTTACVRHLAAKGCPITVVAPGNNKAEILRVLPELAPHFEQVVLLGYPPFVKDVVDTGLAEGVDWPAYAIKLVLAGEVFSEQWRDLVARRAGVADPVRHIASLYGTADAGVLGTETPVSVGIRRFFAGRPDLAREVFGDARLPTLVQYDPASRFFEVHDGTLVFTADGGIPLIRYHIADDGGVLPHAELLAYCARHGFTPPPGPELPFVYVFGRSLFTVSFFGANVYPENVTVGLEQPGISDTVTGKFVIEAHEDADRDRRLRITVETAPGASADAGRIAESVRAQLVRLNSEFAHYVPAERQLPDVVLRPAGDPEYFPVGVKHRYTRPS from the coding sequence ATGGACCTCGGCCGGCAGACCCGCGTGCGGCAGGCGTTCGGCACCTTCTTCGCTCCCCCGGAACCCGCCTCCGCGCCGCACGTCCTCGACCTCTTCCGCCGCACCGCGGAAACCGTGCCCGCGTACCGGAAGTTCCTCGGCGAACACGGGATCGACGCGAAAGACGTCACGACGATGGCCGACTTCGAGTCGCTGCCGCTCGTCGACAAGGCCGGCTACCACCGGAAGTACCCGCTGCCCGAGCTGTGCCGCGGCGGCACCTTCGACGAGCTCGACATGATCGCCGTCTCCTCCGGCTCCAGCGGCCACCCGACCATCTGGCCGCGGGCGCTCGAAGACGAGCTGCACGTCGCCCGCCGCTTCGAACAGGTGCTGGTGAACGCGTTCGAAGCCGACCGCAAACGGACGCTCGCCGTCGTCTGCTTCCCGCTCGGGACCTGGGTCGGCGGCCTCTTCACGACGGCCTGCGTGCGGCACCTCGCCGCCAAGGGCTGCCCGATCACCGTCGTCGCGCCCGGCAACAACAAGGCCGAGATCCTGCGCGTGCTCCCCGAACTCGCGCCGCACTTCGAGCAGGTCGTGCTGCTGGGCTACCCGCCGTTCGTCAAGGACGTCGTCGACACCGGACTGGCCGAGGGCGTCGACTGGCCCGCCTACGCCATCAAGCTCGTCCTCGCCGGCGAGGTCTTCAGCGAGCAGTGGCGCGACCTCGTCGCCCGGCGGGCCGGCGTCGCCGATCCGGTCCGCCACATCGCGTCGCTCTACGGGACGGCGGACGCGGGCGTGCTCGGCACCGAAACCCCGGTGTCCGTGGGCATCCGCCGGTTCTTCGCCGGCCGCCCGGACCTCGCGCGCGAGGTCTTCGGCGACGCCCGGCTCCCCACCCTCGTGCAGTACGACCCGGCGAGCCGCTTCTTCGAGGTGCACGACGGCACGCTCGTCTTCACCGCGGACGGCGGGATCCCGCTGATCCGCTACCACATCGCCGACGACGGCGGCGTCCTGCCGCACGCCGAGCTGCTCGCCTATTGCGCCCGCCACGGGTTCACGCCGCCGCCCGGGCCGGAGCTGCCGTTCGTGTACGTGTTCGGCCGGTCGCTGTTCACGGTGTCGTTCTTCGGCGCGAACGTCTACCCGGAGAACGTCACGGTCGGCCTGGAGCAGCCCGGCATCAGCGACACCGTCACCGGCAAGTTCGTCATCGAGGCGCACGAAGACGCCGACCGCGACCGGCGGCTGCGCATCACCGTCGAGACGGCGCCGGGCGCGAGCGCCGACGCCGGCCGGATCGCGGAGTCCGTGCGCGCGCAGCTGGTGCGGCTCAACAGCGAGTTCGCGCACTACGTCCCGGCGGAGCGGCAGCTGCCCGACGTCGTCCTGCGCCCGGCGGGCGACCCCGAGTACTTCCCGGTCGGGGTGAAGCACCGCTACACGCGCCCGTCCTAG
- the cutA gene encoding divalent-cation tolerance protein CutA: protein MAEHVIVTSTTDSEAAARELATQAVAERLGACAQVVGPITSVYRWDGAVQADQEWRVEIKTTTGRVPALTARLRQLHSYDLPEVVATPIVGGSADYLAWVSAETD from the coding sequence ATGGCGGAGCACGTGATCGTGACGTCCACGACGGACTCGGAAGCCGCAGCGCGGGAGCTGGCCACCCAGGCGGTGGCGGAACGGCTGGGGGCCTGCGCCCAGGTGGTCGGCCCGATCACCAGCGTCTACCGCTGGGACGGCGCGGTCCAGGCCGACCAGGAGTGGCGGGTCGAGATCAAGACGACCACCGGCCGCGTACCGGCACTGACCGCACGCCTGAGACAGCTGCACAGCTACGACCTCCCCGAGGTCGTGGCCACGCCGATCGTCGGCGGCAGCGCCGACTACCTCGCCTGGGTGAGCGCCGAAACTGACTAA
- a CDS encoding RraA family protein — protein sequence MELEGLRQRFATLTTAHVADACIRAGLPVRCAPAPTRAVVPGGRLFGPAVPARHVGSVDVFLEAFETAAEGGVLVVDNGGRLDEACVGDLVVLEARAAGLSGVLIWGLHRDTADIRAIGLPVFSLGSLPTGPLTLGPRVDGGLAEAIVGSWRVGPSDLVLGDDDGVLFVPLARAGELFALAEAIRDTERRQADRIRAGEPLREQVRFADFLTAREADPGLTFRAYLRAVGGAIEE from the coding sequence ATGGAGCTCGAAGGACTCAGACAGCGCTTCGCGACGCTGACCACCGCCCACGTCGCCGACGCGTGCATCCGCGCCGGCCTCCCCGTGCGGTGCGCCCCGGCGCCGACGCGCGCGGTGGTACCCGGGGGACGGCTGTTCGGCCCGGCGGTCCCGGCCCGGCACGTCGGCAGCGTCGACGTCTTCCTGGAAGCGTTCGAAACCGCGGCCGAGGGCGGGGTGCTGGTCGTCGACAACGGCGGACGTCTCGACGAAGCCTGCGTCGGCGACCTCGTCGTGCTCGAGGCGCGCGCCGCCGGGCTTTCCGGCGTGCTGATCTGGGGCCTGCACCGCGACACCGCGGACATCCGGGCCATCGGGCTCCCCGTGTTCAGCCTCGGGTCCCTCCCGACCGGCCCGCTCACCCTCGGCCCCCGCGTCGACGGCGGCCTCGCCGAAGCGATCGTCGGCTCCTGGCGGGTCGGGCCGTCGGACCTCGTGCTCGGCGACGACGACGGTGTCCTCTTCGTCCCGCTCGCCCGCGCCGGGGAGCTGTTCGCGCTCGCCGAGGCGATCCGCGACACCGAACGCCGTCAGGCCGACCGGATCCGGGCCGGCGAGCCGCTGCGGGAGCAGGTGCGCTTCGCCGACTTCCTCACCGCCCGGGAAGCGGATCCCGGCCTGACCTTCCGCGCGTACCTGCGGGCCGTCGGCGGGGCCATCGAAGAATGA
- a CDS encoding PAS domain-containing sensor histidine kinase, producing MDDDRFRLLVQGVLDYAIFMLDRQGRISSWNAGAERIKGYPAEEIIGQHFSVFYPPEDVAAGKPAWELEVAAAEGRLEDEGWRVRKDGTRFWANVVITALYDDRGLLKGFGKVTRDVTDRRAAEVALRESEERFRLLVQSVVDYAIFVLDPAGRISSWNAGAERIKGYSAEEIIGQHFSVFYPAEDVAAGKPAWELEVAAAEGRLEDEGWRVRKDGTRFWANVVITALYDDRGRLQGFGKVTRDMTERRNAERALRDRGRLVGHLVEAQEVERRRIAWDVHDESIQSMVAVGMRLQLLASRLPEPEAAAVEGLDESVRAAIARLRGLVSRLRPPALDHHGLVEAVSAYVDDVAGQWELAHSVRDELTTEPSPEAATTVYRICQEALSNVHKHARATRVDVLLSTMDNGTLVRVSDDGVGIAGDEAGTDHFGLVEMHERAEAAHGWLSVTSTPGVGTTVEFWLPNLPDVTGLEP from the coding sequence ATGGACGACGACCGGTTCCGCCTCCTGGTGCAGGGGGTGCTCGACTACGCGATCTTCATGTTGGACCGGCAGGGGCGGATTTCGAGCTGGAACGCCGGTGCGGAGCGGATCAAGGGTTACCCGGCGGAGGAGATCATCGGGCAGCACTTTTCGGTGTTCTACCCGCCGGAGGACGTCGCGGCCGGGAAACCGGCCTGGGAGCTGGAGGTGGCGGCCGCGGAGGGGCGGCTGGAGGACGAGGGGTGGCGGGTGCGCAAGGACGGCACCCGGTTCTGGGCGAACGTGGTGATCACGGCGCTGTACGACGATCGGGGTCTCTTGAAGGGTTTCGGGAAGGTCACCCGCGACGTGACGGACCGCCGGGCGGCCGAAGTCGCGCTGCGGGAAAGCGAAGAACGGTTCCGCCTGCTGGTGCAGAGCGTGGTCGACTACGCGATTTTCGTGCTGGACCCGGCGGGCCGGATTTCGAGCTGGAACGCGGGTGCGGAGCGGATCAAGGGTTACTCGGCGGAGGAGATCATCGGGCAGCACTTTTCGGTCTTCTACCCCGCCGAAGACGTGGCCGCCGGGAAACCGGCCTGGGAACTGGAAGTCGCGGCCGCGGAGGGGCGGCTGGAGGACGAAGGGTGGCGGGTCCGGAAGGACGGCACCCGGTTCTGGGCGAACGTCGTCATCACGGCGCTGTACGACGACCGGGGCCGGCTGCAGGGCTTCGGCAAGGTCACCCGCGACATGACCGAGCGCCGCAACGCCGAGCGGGCCCTGCGGGACCGCGGCCGGCTGGTCGGGCACCTCGTGGAGGCCCAGGAGGTGGAGCGGCGCCGGATCGCCTGGGACGTCCACGACGAGTCCATCCAGTCCATGGTCGCCGTCGGCATGCGCCTGCAGCTGCTCGCTTCCCGGCTGCCGGAACCGGAAGCGGCCGCCGTCGAGGGGCTCGACGAGTCGGTGCGGGCCGCCATCGCGCGGCTGCGCGGCCTGGTGTCCCGGCTGCGGCCGCCCGCGCTGGACCACCACGGTCTCGTGGAAGCGGTTTCCGCTTACGTCGACGACGTCGCGGGCCAATGGGAACTGGCGCACTCGGTGCGCGACGAGCTCACCACCGAGCCGTCCCCGGAGGCGGCGACCACGGTCTACCGGATCTGCCAGGAAGCGCTCAGCAACGTCCACAAGCACGCGCGGGCCACGCGGGTCGACGTTCTTTTGTCCACAATGGACAACGGGACCCTGGTGCGGGTCTCCGACGACGGCGTCGGCATCGCCGGCGACGAAGCCGGGACGGATCACTTCGGGCTGGTCGAGATGCACGAACGGGCCGAAGCGGCGCACGGCTGGCTCTCCGTGACGAGCACGCCCGGCGTGGGCACGACCGTGGAGTTCTGGCTGCCGAACCTGCCCGACGTGACGGGACTCGAACCATGA
- a CDS encoding MarR family winged helix-turn-helix transcriptional regulator → MSTSAEPHAAGAPLTLYLVKRLELVIRALLDDALRPLGLTTLQYTALTVLQASGPLSSAQLARRSFLRPQTMHEMVLALENRGLIARTPKAGNKRVLLAGLTDAGQAVLAGCAPAVAEVEHALLADLSPGQRATFREGLQHGVTALGALSELRRSQES, encoded by the coding sequence GTGAGCACCTCCGCGGAGCCGCACGCCGCCGGCGCGCCGTTGACCCTTTACCTGGTCAAACGGCTCGAGCTGGTGATCAGGGCGCTGCTCGACGACGCGCTGCGCCCGCTCGGGCTCACGACGCTGCAGTACACGGCGCTGACGGTGCTGCAGGCCAGCGGCCCGCTGTCCTCGGCCCAGCTGGCCCGGCGGTCGTTCCTGCGGCCGCAGACGATGCACGAGATGGTGCTGGCGCTGGAGAACCGCGGGCTGATCGCGCGGACCCCCAAGGCGGGCAACAAGCGCGTGCTGCTGGCCGGCCTGACGGACGCCGGCCAGGCCGTGCTGGCCGGCTGCGCCCCGGCGGTGGCGGAGGTGGAGCACGCCCTGCTGGCCGACCTCAGCCCCGGCCAGCGCGCGACGTTCCGCGAAGGTCTCCAGCACGGGGTGACGGCGCTGGGAGCGCTGTCGGAGCTGCGACGCTCTCAGGAATCCTGA
- a CDS encoding DUF4326 domain-containing protein: MTHSRRSAGPTRPDGSREAVVAKYREHLLSRPDVLALLPALRGRRLGCWCDPEACHAQVIAELADHGR, translated from the coding sequence ATGACTCATTCAAGACGTTCGGCGGGCCCGACGCGCCCGGACGGCTCGCGCGAGGCGGTCGTCGCCAAGTACCGCGAACACCTGCTGTCGCGGCCGGATGTGCTCGCCCTGCTGCCTGCGCTCCGCGGCCGCCGTCTCGGGTGCTGGTGCGATCCCGAAGCCTGTCACGCCCAGGTCATCGCCGAACTTGCAGATCACGGGCGGTAA
- a CDS encoding DUF6292 family protein encodes MNALIGFGLDIEYHFARGLRAYLARVARAVGVGFESCSLDLDVPSSGYVALDRTLPDRPAHDLALIWDEVHGWSAVVEPASGGAAKVLGYLGGAEVVPPPGAVAGFVDALRVTASAGACPPPVFRRAGHHEDLVDRLPVTGPEGLLRPSSGAW; translated from the coding sequence ATGAATGCGCTCATCGGCTTCGGCCTGGACATCGAATACCACTTCGCCCGGGGGCTGCGGGCCTACCTGGCCCGGGTCGCCCGCGCGGTCGGCGTCGGGTTCGAGTCGTGTTCGCTCGACCTCGACGTGCCCAGCTCCGGGTACGTGGCGCTCGACCGCACGCTCCCGGACCGGCCCGCACACGACCTGGCCCTGATCTGGGACGAGGTGCACGGCTGGTCGGCGGTGGTCGAACCGGCGAGCGGTGGCGCGGCGAAGGTGCTCGGCTACCTCGGGGGCGCCGAAGTCGTGCCGCCCCCGGGCGCGGTCGCCGGGTTCGTCGACGCGCTGCGGGTCACCGCGTCCGCCGGCGCCTGCCCGCCACCGGTGTTCCGGCGGGCGGGACACCACGAGGACCTGGTCGACCGGCTGCCGGTCACCGGCCCGGAAGGCCTGCTGCGGCCGAGCTCCGGCGCCTGGTGA
- a CDS encoding response regulator transcription factor, translated as MTADEPDPVRVLVVEDHDMVAEALQQALDRADGITVVGRARSRAEAVADAREHRPDVVLLDRRLSDGDALGVIADLAAGGARVLVLTGDATPAIAAQVAQAGGAGLLLKSSRLGALESAVRDVAAGGVVFEPELLPGVFDRLTGRVPAVGTALTARERETLDLLGEGATTDEIALRLGVSRNTTRNHVQRVLEKLGARSKLEAVAVARREGLIS; from the coding sequence GTGACCGCCGATGAGCCCGACCCCGTCCGCGTCCTCGTCGTGGAGGACCACGACATGGTGGCGGAGGCGTTGCAGCAGGCCCTCGACCGCGCCGACGGGATCACCGTGGTCGGCCGCGCCCGCTCCCGGGCGGAAGCCGTCGCGGACGCGCGCGAGCACCGCCCGGACGTCGTCCTGCTGGACCGGCGGCTGTCCGACGGCGACGCGCTGGGCGTCATCGCCGACCTCGCGGCCGGCGGCGCCCGCGTGCTGGTGCTGACCGGCGACGCGACCCCGGCGATCGCCGCGCAGGTGGCGCAGGCCGGTGGCGCGGGCCTGCTGTTGAAGTCGTCGCGGCTGGGCGCGCTGGAGTCCGCCGTCCGGGACGTGGCCGCCGGCGGCGTGGTCTTCGAGCCGGAACTGCTGCCCGGCGTCTTCGACCGGCTCACCGGCCGCGTTCCCGCGGTCGGAACGGCGCTGACCGCGCGCGAGCGCGAAACCCTCGACCTGCTCGGCGAAGGCGCGACCACCGACGAGATCGCCCTGCGGCTCGGCGTGTCACGCAACACCACCCGCAACCACGTGCAGCGCGTGCTGGAAAAGCTCGGCGCGCGCTCGAAGCTCGAAGCCGTCGCCGTGGCCCGCCGGGAGGGCCTGATCAGCTGA
- a CDS encoding DUF1883 domain-containing protein, translating into MEANVFDLGKVRRDAVVTVRLDAMANVRLLTEVNFQAYRRRQYYRMHGGVATAPMFKIHIPANAHWFLVLDVEGLENLPLRPRVSVEPEPAATARGRTGRR; encoded by the coding sequence ATGGAAGCGAACGTGTTCGACCTCGGGAAAGTGCGAAGAGACGCGGTGGTCACCGTCCGCCTGGACGCGATGGCCAACGTCAGGCTCCTGACGGAGGTCAACTTCCAGGCATACCGGCGCCGGCAGTACTACCGGATGCACGGCGGGGTGGCCACCGCACCGATGTTCAAGATCCACATCCCCGCCAACGCGCACTGGTTCCTGGTGCTCGACGTCGAGGGGCTGGAAAACCTGCCCCTGCGCCCCCGGGTGAGCGTCGAACCGGAACCGGCCGCGACGGCGAGGGGACGCACCGGTCGGCGGTGA